In Methanobacterium sp., one genomic interval encodes:
- a CDS encoding cyclase family protein: MENKKNDSGNDYKYIRISYNLTEDTPVHPDLAKITITPKNQIKVGDSYNTSVITAENHSGTHVDAPAHFLKDGRSIFTYDPTELTFKKPLIVDCPKKPDELIHEEDLSPTLKHYNVDNLDFDCILIRTGFGKYHDTDTLKYLTKNPGISPEAVFYLRSNLPKLACLAIDTVSMSRYGRMEEMIRVHQTAFSANDGLGKPLLFVEDLDIESIPTAGSLEEVMVIPWQVGGIDSAPCTVLVKIKSE; encoded by the coding sequence ATGGAAAATAAAAAGAATGATTCTGGGAATGATTATAAGTACATAAGAATCTCCTACAACCTCACTGAAGACACACCAGTCCACCCGGACCTGGCCAAAATAACCATAACTCCTAAAAATCAGATTAAAGTGGGAGACAGTTACAATACTTCCGTTATAACTGCTGAAAATCATTCTGGAACACATGTAGATGCACCAGCTCATTTCCTAAAGGACGGACGTTCTATTTTCACCTACGATCCTACTGAATTGACCTTTAAAAAACCCCTTATTGTGGATTGCCCAAAAAAACCGGATGAACTCATCCATGAAGAAGATCTTTCCCCCACACTTAAACACTACAATGTGGATAATCTGGATTTTGACTGCATCCTGATACGCACTGGATTTGGAAAGTATCATGATACTGATACTCTAAAATATTTAACCAAAAATCCGGGTATTTCACCGGAAGCGGTTTTTTATCTGCGCAGTAACCTCCCTAAACTAGCCTGTCTGGCTATAGACACGGTGTCCATGTCCCGTTACGGTAGGATGGAGGAGATGATTCGCGTTCACCAAACTGCTTTCAGTGCTAACGATGGTTTAGGTAAACCCCTTCTTTTTGTGGAGGATCTGGATATTGAATCCATTCCAACAGCAGGGAGTCTGGAAGAGGTCATGGTCATCCCCTGGCAGGTTGGTGGAATTGACAGTGCTCCCTGTACTGTACTGGTGAAGATCAAATCAGAATAG
- the cobT gene encoding nicotinate mononucleotide-dependent phosphoribosyltransferase CobT — protein MDKSIKSFGSRDTLHKLQNKESLFLCVIATTLTSRIPGITGAGASPELTDYTPAADVELIIHGAPQCLPEIPQTVVGGEAAPTPAVITKASLEMANIPFLVADAGAAVKPSIPYVNINDKQGRNIITGDAVSNPVEIFNKGKILGKTLSKLTDHLIIGESTPAGTTTALGVLEAMGYEAWGKVSGSTPENPHTLKRQTVENGLEAAGLMDDLPLDPFQAVGAVGDPMIPAVAGITAGSTVPVTLAGGTQMTAVCAFLKEATKDFNFDDVSIATTIFVATDETADINYIARQIAPINIFAVDPGFEKSENQGLKKYTQGVVKEGVGAGGAMLAAQLKGVHIDDIRTKTEELCREIF, from the coding sequence ATGGATAAATCTATTAAGAGTTTCGGATCACGAGATACACTTCATAAATTACAGAATAAAGAATCATTATTTTTATGCGTTATTGCCACCACTTTAACTTCACGAATACCTGGAATCACCGGGGCAGGGGCATCACCTGAATTAACTGATTACACTCCTGCAGCTGATGTGGAATTAATAATCCATGGCGCACCACAATGCCTTCCAGAAATCCCGCAAACCGTGGTTGGTGGTGAAGCAGCCCCCACTCCTGCAGTAATAACCAAAGCCTCACTTGAAATGGCAAATATCCCATTTTTAGTTGCTGATGCGGGTGCAGCTGTTAAACCCTCAATTCCTTATGTGAATATCAATGATAAGCAGGGTAGGAATATTATAACCGGTGATGCGGTCAGTAATCCTGTGGAAATATTTAATAAGGGAAAAATACTGGGAAAGACTCTTTCCAAACTCACCGATCACCTGATAATTGGTGAAAGCACCCCTGCAGGAACCACCACTGCCCTGGGTGTTCTGGAAGCCATGGGATATGAAGCATGGGGTAAGGTCAGTGGAAGCACACCAGAAAACCCCCACACTCTTAAGCGCCAGACAGTTGAAAACGGCCTGGAAGCTGCTGGTTTGATGGATGACCTCCCCCTGGATCCATTCCAGGCAGTGGGGGCAGTGGGAGACCCGATGATCCCTGCAGTGGCTGGAATCACAGCAGGCAGCACAGTACCAGTAACCCTGGCTGGCGGGACCCAGATGACCGCAGTATGCGCATTCTTAAAAGAAGCAACAAAAGATTTTAATTTTGATGATGTTTCCATAGCCACCACCATTTTCGTGGCCACTGATGAAACTGCTGATATAAACTACATTGCCAGGCAAATCGCCCCTATAAACATCTTCGCAGTTGATCCTGGATTTGAAAAATCTGAAAACCAGGGACTTAAAAAATACACCCAGGGGGTAGTGAAAGAAGGTGTGGGTGCGGGAGGGGCAATGCTAGCTGCCCAGCTTAAGGGAGTTCATATTGATGATATAAGGACTAAAACTGAGGAGTTGTGCCGGGAAATTTTTTAA
- a CDS encoding bifunctional N(6)-L-threonylcarbamoyladenine synthase/serine/threonine protein kinase, giving the protein MIHLICIGLEGTAEKTGVGIVDSEGNILALQGRALLPEKGGIHPREAAEHHAENLVPLIKKSLEEAHLGVEDLDMVAFARGPGLGPALRTVATAARSLALSLNVPIVGVNHCIGHIEIGRLTTGCKDPLTLYVSGGNTQVTAFDSGRYQIFGETLDIAIGNCLDQFARTVGLGHPGGPRVEELALASDNYLKLPYTVKGMDLSFSGLLTAAIRKYESGAALEDVCYSLQETAFAMLVEVTERALAHSEKSEVLLVGGVAANQRLREMLEVMTREHYADFFMPEMKYCGDNGAMNAWLGLLMRQHGMKQDIADTRVMQRYRTDQVDIPWMEKSALKLELPGDLMAKGAEANIYQDQYLDEEVLVKKRLVKGYRIREIDEYLRKKRTKNEAKLMGEAKRCGVVTPLIFDVDLKESTLTMENINGKEVKEIFSGENIELSEIISISRSIGEGVARLHDCGIIHGDLTTSNLMLSENKESVVFIDFGLGKISHLVEDKGVDLLVFKKAINGIHHNISQECFDSIIKGYEGARDYKQIVAKIEEIEGRGRYT; this is encoded by the coding sequence GTGATACACTTGATATGTATAGGTTTAGAGGGAACAGCGGAAAAAACTGGTGTGGGAATTGTGGATTCAGAAGGGAACATACTGGCCCTGCAGGGCCGTGCCCTTCTCCCTGAAAAAGGTGGAATCCATCCCCGTGAGGCAGCCGAACACCATGCTGAAAATCTGGTTCCCCTTATAAAAAAATCCCTGGAAGAAGCTCATCTGGGTGTGGAGGATTTGGATATGGTGGCCTTTGCACGTGGCCCTGGTCTGGGTCCCGCCCTGCGTACTGTGGCCACTGCAGCCCGTAGCCTGGCTTTGTCCCTGAACGTGCCAATTGTGGGTGTGAACCACTGTATAGGGCATATAGAGATCGGGAGACTGACTACTGGATGTAAGGACCCTCTGACATTATACGTGAGTGGGGGAAACACCCAGGTAACTGCTTTTGATTCTGGACGTTACCAGATATTCGGGGAAACACTGGACATAGCCATAGGAAACTGCCTGGATCAGTTCGCCCGTACAGTTGGCCTGGGACATCCCGGGGGCCCCCGTGTAGAGGAGCTGGCTCTTGCATCAGATAATTATCTGAAATTACCTTACACTGTGAAAGGGATGGATCTATCCTTCTCGGGATTACTCACTGCTGCCATTCGAAAATACGAATCTGGTGCTGCCCTGGAAGATGTATGCTACAGTTTGCAGGAAACCGCATTTGCCATGCTGGTGGAAGTGACTGAACGGGCACTGGCGCATTCTGAAAAATCCGAAGTTCTACTGGTGGGGGGTGTGGCAGCCAACCAGCGTCTGAGGGAGATGCTGGAAGTCATGACCCGTGAACACTACGCTGATTTTTTCATGCCTGAAATGAAGTACTGTGGAGATAATGGCGCCATGAACGCCTGGCTGGGGTTGTTAATGCGCCAGCATGGCATGAAACAGGACATTGCCGACACCCGTGTAATGCAGCGCTACCGCACAGACCAGGTAGATATTCCCTGGATGGAAAAATCAGCCCTTAAACTGGAACTCCCTGGAGACCTGATGGCCAAGGGTGCTGAGGCCAATATCTACCAGGATCAGTACCTGGATGAAGAAGTGCTGGTAAAAAAGAGGTTGGTTAAGGGGTACAGAATCAGGGAGATTGATGAGTACCTTCGGAAGAAAAGAACCAAAAATGAGGCTAAACTCATGGGAGAGGCTAAACGCTGCGGAGTGGTTACCCCCCTAATTTTTGATGTGGATCTAAAGGAGAGCACCCTTACCATGGAGAATATCAATGGAAAGGAAGTTAAAGAAATTTTCAGTGGTGAAAATATCGAATTATCCGAAATTATTTCCATATCCAGGAGTATTGGTGAAGGTGTGGCCAGGCTCCATGACTGTGGCATAATACATGGCGATCTCACCACCAGTAACCTAATGCTTAGTGAAAATAAAGAATCTGTGGTGTTCATTGATTTTGGTCTGGGTAAAATATCCCATCTGGTTGAAGATAAAGGAGTGGATCTTCTGGTATTTAAAAAGGCCATTAACGGTATTCATCATAACATCAGCCAGGAGTGTTTTGATTCCATAATAAAAGGATATGAAGGTGCCAGGGATTACAAGCAGATAGTGGCCAAAATTGAGGAAATAGAAGGAAGAGGTCGTTATACCTAG
- the acs gene encoding acetate--CoA ligase has translation MVNTVNNSSNEKKIFKPNYMLVEEAHVKNWEAEIEKGKDLEKYWGEKAEQFEWFQKWDKVLDESQKPFYKWFTNGKINLAYNAVDRWIHTDKRNQVAILYANERGDERKLTYYELYREVNKMANALKNLGIHKGDTVSMYLPMCPELLVSILACNKIGAIHSVVYSGLSVGAFVERMNDAEAKVLITADGTYRRGKIIDLKKIVDEAMLKCHTIETTVVVKHTGNPIHMSELSGKEIFYETLLEGEPDECPVEEMDSEDPLFILYTSGSTGKPKAVLHTTAGYMVGVATTLKTVFDIHHGDLWWCTGDIGWITGHSYLLYGPLLLGTTTLVYEGAPDYPDPGIWWKIVEKYGVTKLYTSPTAVRHLMRYGSKYPTLYNLSSLKILGSVGEPMNPAAWMWLYKNIGNEKTPIMDTWWQTETGMHMIAPLPISPLKPGTPTLPLPGVDIDVVDENGNPVPVGEDGYLVINKPWPAMFRTLYQDEERYINVYWKDLPGGVYRAGDMARKDEDGYIWIQGRSDDVLKIAGHRVGTSEVEAAFSSHPAVAEAAVIGKSDPVKGQVIKAFVILKEGYQLTTNLIGELQKHVRYELGPVAVLGDIKQVEKLPKTRSGKIMRRVLRAQEEGKDLGDLSTLEE, from the coding sequence ATGGTAAACACCGTTAATAATTCGAGTAATGAGAAAAAAATTTTTAAACCTAATTACATGCTGGTGGAAGAGGCCCATGTGAAGAACTGGGAGGCAGAAATAGAGAAGGGGAAAGATCTGGAGAAATACTGGGGGGAAAAGGCAGAACAATTTGAATGGTTCCAGAAATGGGATAAAGTCCTGGATGAAAGTCAGAAACCCTTCTACAAATGGTTTACCAATGGAAAAATAAATCTGGCCTACAATGCAGTTGACCGGTGGATACACACTGATAAAAGGAACCAGGTGGCTATTTTATATGCCAATGAGAGGGGTGATGAGAGAAAACTCACCTACTACGAGCTTTACCGTGAAGTGAATAAAATGGCCAACGCCCTTAAGAATTTAGGCATACATAAGGGTGACACAGTTTCCATGTATCTGCCTATGTGTCCTGAATTACTGGTCTCCATACTGGCCTGTAACAAAATAGGGGCGATTCACAGTGTGGTGTACTCGGGATTGAGTGTAGGTGCATTTGTGGAGCGTATGAACGATGCAGAGGCTAAAGTTCTCATTACTGCCGATGGTACCTATCGTAGAGGGAAAATAATAGACCTTAAAAAAATCGTTGACGAAGCCATGCTTAAATGCCACACCATTGAAACCACAGTAGTGGTGAAACACACTGGAAACCCCATACACATGTCTGAATTAAGTGGTAAGGAAATATTCTACGAAACACTCCTTGAAGGTGAGCCTGATGAATGTCCAGTTGAAGAGATGGACTCTGAAGATCCTCTGTTCATACTTTATACCTCAGGAAGTACAGGGAAGCCCAAAGCAGTTCTCCACACCACTGCTGGCTACATGGTGGGAGTGGCCACCACTTTAAAAACAGTGTTTGACATTCACCACGGTGACTTGTGGTGGTGTACCGGGGACATAGGCTGGATCACCGGCCACAGCTACCTCCTCTACGGACCCTTGCTTCTGGGTACAACCACTCTGGTATATGAAGGAGCACCAGACTATCCTGACCCAGGGATATGGTGGAAAATTGTGGAAAAATATGGGGTAACCAAGCTATACACATCACCCACCGCGGTAAGACACCTCATGCGGTACGGTAGTAAATATCCAACCTTATATAATCTTTCTTCTTTGAAGATACTGGGTAGTGTGGGTGAGCCAATGAATCCTGCGGCCTGGATGTGGCTCTATAAAAATATTGGGAATGAGAAAACACCTATAATGGATACCTGGTGGCAGACTGAGACTGGAATGCACATGATTGCACCTTTACCTATTTCTCCGTTAAAACCAGGGACACCTACCCTCCCCTTGCCTGGGGTGGATATTGATGTGGTTGATGAAAATGGTAACCCGGTTCCAGTGGGTGAAGATGGATACCTGGTGATCAATAAACCATGGCCAGCCATGTTCAGAACTCTGTACCAGGATGAAGAACGATATATCAATGTTTACTGGAAAGACTTACCCGGTGGGGTTTACCGGGCTGGAGACATGGCTCGGAAGGATGAAGATGGATATATCTGGATACAGGGCCGTTCTGATGATGTACTGAAGATCGCCGGTCACCGGGTGGGAACCTCTGAGGTGGAAGCAGCATTCTCTTCACATCCTGCAGTAGCTGAAGCAGCAGTCATTGGGAAATCAGATCCAGTTAAAGGACAGGTTATAAAAGCCTTTGTAATACTGAAAGAGGGCTATCAGTTAACCACAAATCTTATTGGGGAACTGCAGAAACACGTGCGTTATGAACTGGGACCCGTGGCTGTACTGGGTGACATAAAACAAGTTGAAAAGTTACCCAAAACCAGGAGTGGTAAGATCATGCGCAGGGTGCTCCGTGCCCAGGAAGAGGGGAAAGACTTGGGAGACCTGTCCACCCTTGAAGAATAG
- a CDS encoding XTP/dITP diphosphatase, with protein MSKNEDPLYITFITGNQHKVKEAQGIFHQFNIQVEHIDLGYPEIQGELADVACFGAKDAARRLGRPVIVEDAGLFIKALKWFPGTYSSYVQDTLGNQGILKLMNNVKDRYAEFRSVIGFATPKTEPETFLGVVGGQIAHQEKGKYGFAYDPIFIPEGYPLTFGELTRDEKNEFSHRRRSLESFAHWYNDQLNSE; from the coding sequence ATGAGCAAGAATGAAGATCCTTTATACATAACATTTATAACCGGTAACCAACACAAAGTAAAAGAAGCTCAAGGAATCTTCCACCAGTTCAATATCCAGGTGGAACACATAGACCTGGGATACCCTGAAATTCAGGGAGAGCTGGCCGATGTGGCTTGCTTTGGCGCCAAAGATGCTGCCAGGCGACTTGGAAGACCAGTTATCGTTGAAGACGCAGGGCTGTTTATAAAGGCTCTTAAATGGTTTCCAGGTACTTATTCGTCATATGTACAGGACACCCTGGGCAATCAAGGCATTTTAAAACTGATGAATAATGTCAAGGACCGTTACGCCGAGTTCAGGTCGGTAATTGGGTTTGCAACACCCAAAACCGAGCCCGAGACTTTTTTAGGTGTAGTCGGGGGACAAATAGCACATCAGGAAAAAGGAAAGTATGGTTTCGCCTACGATCCAATTTTCATACCAGAAGGATACCCTCTGACCTTTGGTGAACTTACACGGGATGAGAAGAATGAATTCTCCCATCGCCGCCGGTCACTGGAAAGTTTTGCCCATTGGTATAATGATCAGTTAAACAGCGAATAA
- a CDS encoding 30S ribosomal protein S15: MAAKPDWVEYSTEEIEEIILKLRKEGKSTSVIGVILRDQYGIPDVKSVTDMKITKILENHGQGEEYPEDLMNLIRKAVNIRDHLQENPKDLHTKRGLQLVESRIRRLVKYYTKEGVLPEGWRYDPKKAALLVK, translated from the coding sequence ATGGCAGCAAAGCCTGATTGGGTTGAATATTCAACCGAAGAAATTGAAGAGATCATACTGAAACTTAGAAAAGAAGGAAAATCAACCAGTGTTATTGGAGTTATACTACGAGATCAGTACGGAATTCCAGATGTTAAAAGCGTAACTGATATGAAGATAACCAAGATCCTGGAAAACCACGGCCAGGGAGAAGAATACCCTGAGGACCTAATGAACCTCATCCGTAAGGCAGTGAACATCCGGGACCATCTCCAGGAAAATCCAAAGGACTTGCACACCAAAAGAGGTCTGCAACTGGTGGAATCTAGGATCAGGAGACTGGTGAAGTACTATACCAAGGAAGGAGTGCTCCCTGAAGGATGGAGATATGACCCCAAAAAAGCAGCACTACTTGTTAAATAG
- a CDS encoding DHH family phosphoesterase, whose product MTPKKQHYLLNRAEEASKLLKEHLDKDHVVRVISHNDADGISAAGVICNAISQEGGKFHVTMVPRLNEETLDRLSREKYKLFFFCDMGSGYVNRIGRLNGQAVIADHHQTMDSTGDDEETLVHVNPHLFGLDGTRDVSASGVTYLTVKPLEKVELSGMALVGAFGDMQYADGFTGVNKTILSEATDAGVVEEHEDLKISSKDDPLNKALAHTFQPGIPGISGNPEGSQAFLEKIGISYGIKFTDLANEEKDFLTEHLIKLNPKIFGAVYSMPQEDPALRNLEDYALILDACGKNKNYAVGLSICLGERESAITEGVEFLSKYRESLIRGVSWIRREGSQEMEYVQYLYTEDKENKKIMGTLASLGIDLEILNSQKPVITLSRMHNQVKISGRTTLEMTQRGVNLGFALEQAAKSFNGAGGGHNIAAGAVVPYKELENFKNLVNDIVSTQVS is encoded by the coding sequence ATGACCCCAAAAAAGCAGCACTACTTGTTAAATAGGGCTGAAGAAGCTTCTAAACTCCTGAAGGAGCATTTAGATAAGGATCATGTGGTGAGAGTTATCTCCCACAATGATGCTGATGGCATATCCGCTGCAGGTGTTATCTGCAATGCCATCTCCCAGGAAGGTGGGAAGTTCCATGTTACCATGGTTCCCCGCCTTAATGAGGAAACCCTGGATCGGCTTTCCAGGGAGAAATACAAACTTTTCTTTTTCTGTGACATGGGAAGTGGTTACGTAAATCGGATTGGCCGGCTTAATGGCCAGGCTGTAATCGCCGACCACCACCAGACCATGGACAGCACTGGAGATGATGAGGAAACCCTGGTGCACGTGAATCCCCATTTATTCGGACTGGACGGAACCCGGGATGTTAGTGCATCTGGAGTAACTTATCTTACTGTAAAACCCCTTGAAAAGGTTGAACTATCCGGAATGGCTCTGGTTGGTGCATTTGGAGATATGCAGTACGCTGATGGTTTTACTGGTGTGAATAAGACCATACTTTCCGAGGCCACTGACGCCGGTGTGGTTGAAGAACACGAAGATCTGAAAATATCCTCCAAAGATGACCCCCTGAATAAAGCTCTAGCCCACACATTCCAGCCAGGAATCCCTGGAATCTCCGGGAATCCCGAGGGAAGTCAGGCTTTCCTGGAAAAGATTGGTATATCATACGGTATTAAATTCACAGACCTGGCTAATGAGGAGAAAGACTTTCTCACCGAACACTTGATAAAACTGAATCCAAAAATATTCGGCGCAGTGTACAGTATGCCTCAAGAAGATCCAGCACTGCGAAATTTAGAGGATTACGCTCTGATTCTGGATGCATGTGGTAAGAATAAAAACTACGCTGTTGGATTAAGTATCTGCCTGGGTGAAAGGGAATCTGCTATAACCGAAGGTGTGGAATTTTTAAGTAAATACCGTGAATCTCTGATTAGAGGTGTAAGCTGGATCCGAAGAGAGGGTTCCCAGGAAATGGAGTATGTGCAATATCTTTACACGGAAGATAAGGAAAATAAAAAGATCATGGGGACTTTAGCATCTTTAGGTATTGATCTTGAGATTTTAAACTCTCAGAAACCGGTTATAACCCTTTCCCGCATGCACAATCAGGTTAAAATTTCTGGTCGTACAACCCTTGAAATGACACAACGAGGAGTTAACCTGGGTTTTGCACTTGAACAGGCAGCTAAAAGCTTTAACGGTGCTGGTGGTGGGCATAATATTGCTGCAGGCGCAGTGGTACCCTACAAGGAACTGGAAAACTTCAAAAACTTGGTAAATGATATTGTAAGTACACAAGTTAGTTAA
- a CDS encoding aconitase X catalytic domain-containing protein, translated as MYLTREEEKMYAGEHGPAVEKSMEILVALGDIYGADGMVEIVSAQISGVSYKTIGDAGLEYLEELASEGAQVKVPSTLNPAGVDLDHWKDLGFPPEFTKKQLLIVEAYRKMGISTTCTCTPYLVGNVPPLGSHIAWSESSAVCYANSVLGARTNREGGPGALSAAICGRTPNYGYHLDQGRVPNLLVEVEAPLTGSDYGALGYLVGKAVGNGVPYFKLLDKPQIKPQVNQLKALGAALASSGAVALYHMENTTPEYQSALEHTENLEKLSVTREDLDNTREKLSTAQNPDLVCLGCPHASLEEIKEVALKLDGKKLANQLWVCTSISVKAASDRMGYTKIIEKAGGRVVCDTCMVVAPIEDMGFKVIGVNSAKAANYVPSMCGLDVVFDDWENLIALKK; from the coding sequence ATGTATCTTACCCGAGAAGAGGAAAAAATGTACGCAGGCGAACACGGACCTGCTGTGGAGAAATCCATGGAAATCCTGGTTGCTCTGGGAGATATCTACGGAGCAGATGGTATGGTGGAGATAGTCTCCGCCCAGATATCTGGAGTTTCCTATAAAACCATTGGCGATGCTGGTTTGGAATATCTGGAAGAACTGGCCAGTGAAGGAGCCCAGGTAAAAGTACCCAGCACCCTCAACCCTGCAGGGGTGGATCTGGACCATTGGAAAGACCTTGGTTTTCCTCCTGAATTCACCAAAAAACAGTTGCTCATTGTGGAAGCCTACCGTAAGATGGGAATCAGCACCACCTGCACCTGTACCCCTTACCTGGTTGGTAATGTACCCCCTCTGGGTAGTCATATTGCCTGGTCAGAGTCATCAGCAGTTTGCTACGCTAATTCAGTTCTAGGAGCCCGTACAAATAGGGAAGGCGGTCCTGGGGCTTTATCCGCTGCAATATGTGGAAGAACGCCCAACTACGGCTATCACTTGGATCAGGGTAGAGTCCCTAATTTACTGGTTGAAGTTGAAGCTCCACTTACAGGATCTGATTACGGTGCACTGGGATATCTGGTGGGGAAAGCTGTAGGAAACGGTGTACCCTACTTTAAACTTTTGGATAAACCACAAATAAAGCCACAAGTTAATCAGTTGAAAGCACTGGGTGCGGCATTGGCATCTTCAGGAGCTGTGGCCCTTTACCATATGGAGAACACCACCCCCGAATACCAGAGTGCTTTAGAACATACTGAGAATCTGGAGAAACTATCTGTAACCCGGGAGGATCTGGATAACACCAGGGAAAAACTCTCTACCGCCCAAAATCCAGACCTGGTATGTTTAGGATGTCCTCATGCATCATTAGAGGAGATAAAAGAAGTTGCTCTTAAATTAGATGGGAAAAAACTGGCCAACCAGTTATGGGTGTGCACATCCATCTCAGTTAAAGCTGCCTCAGATAGAATGGGTTACACCAAAATCATAGAGAAAGCTGGTGGGCGGGTGGTCTGTGACACTTGCATGGTGGTGGCACCTATAGAAGATATGGGTTTTAAAGTTATAGGTGTTAATTCTGCCAAGGCAGCGAATTATGTTCCCAGTATGTGTGGATTGGACGTGGTTTTTGATGACTGGGAGAATCTTATAGCCCTGAAAAAATAA
- a CDS encoding glycosyltransferase family 39 protein, which yields MVITDSNQGSIRLPEKVKDPLCILIIITTIVAIFLSAVQIMIGVNYFDVFTYLNVALHYSGVVAGSTNMTAVPPLMPFLTSLIFRAGFVSSSVIIILNAIIFIFGVMGLYLLLNERFNKIQSFTACLIYISLPLVFSWAASGSIDVPAISFSIWTIYFMVRGVEKDSKYLYLVIPMLAVAILTRYTTALLIIPLFFYFIVGTHFLQNVKKHLKQIIIPLGILTPVLIYAYLKISYFSCLVFLIINPLLFGKSFGVGDAAYNPDNLYYLHNLLNYIAVGPVKGSYYQILSPSQGSTSILAYIIAIFVLCGLGIYIYTILKKKLKAMDGVSKWSIVQVILLGILVFAGFLSFSGAPYLVTDIMVLSICLLIYKLLHDVEGENLKMDLLFLLWFFTFFIMHSVTPVKVDRYLITVAPALTYFIFLGLSILIERYKSRIKRDSLKSWGLYLIVGLVFLSSTAVTFAGHTPNTCLIKYVEPTAQWLDDYDPQYQDKIIFSDYSPAVSWSMRKMVITGVLRDYNNVDEFSSMLIDSDAEYYIDVLSETKPSLQGYRVINKTDLITIYQRIH from the coding sequence ATGGTTATTACAGATTCAAATCAGGGTTCAATTAGACTGCCGGAAAAAGTAAAAGATCCCCTGTGTATTCTAATCATAATCACCACCATTGTTGCTATTTTTCTATCTGCAGTGCAGATTATGATCGGGGTGAATTACTTCGATGTTTTCACCTACCTGAATGTAGCCCTGCACTACTCCGGCGTGGTAGCTGGAAGCACCAATATGACCGCAGTGCCACCACTCATGCCCTTTTTAACATCTCTGATTTTCCGGGCAGGATTCGTATCCAGTAGTGTTATAATCATATTAAACGCCATTATATTCATTTTCGGAGTTATGGGATTATATTTGCTATTAAATGAGCGTTTTAATAAAATACAAAGCTTCACTGCATGTTTAATCTACATTTCACTCCCCCTGGTATTTTCGTGGGCAGCCAGTGGCTCCATTGATGTGCCTGCAATTTCATTCTCGATCTGGACCATATATTTCATGGTCAGAGGGGTAGAAAAGGATTCAAAATACTTATACCTGGTTATCCCCATGCTGGCAGTGGCCATTCTCACCAGATACACCACTGCCCTTTTAATAATCCCACTTTTCTTTTATTTCATTGTAGGTACCCATTTCCTCCAGAACGTCAAAAAACATTTAAAACAGATTATTATTCCTTTAGGAATTTTAACACCCGTTTTAATCTATGCTTACCTTAAAATTAGTTATTTTAGCTGTTTGGTTTTCCTAATCATCAATCCGTTATTATTTGGGAAATCCTTCGGTGTGGGAGATGCAGCCTACAACCCGGATAACCTGTACTACCTACATAATCTACTGAACTACATTGCTGTTGGACCGGTTAAAGGAAGTTACTATCAAATATTAAGCCCTAGCCAAGGATCTACATCGATTTTAGCCTACATAATTGCCATATTCGTTTTGTGTGGTCTTGGAATATATATTTACACCATTTTAAAAAAGAAGCTAAAAGCAATGGATGGTGTGTCTAAATGGTCCATTGTCCAGGTAATATTACTGGGAATTTTAGTGTTTGCTGGGTTTTTAAGCTTTTCTGGAGCACCTTATCTGGTGACTGATATTATGGTCCTTTCTATCTGTCTTTTGATCTACAAATTATTGCATGATGTGGAAGGAGAGAATTTGAAGATGGATTTACTCTTCCTCTTGTGGTTTTTCACCTTCTTCATAATGCACAGTGTAACACCGGTAAAGGTGGACAGATATCTCATTACCGTGGCTCCCGCCCTTACCTACTTTATTTTCCTGGGTTTAAGCATCCTCATCGAAAGGTATAAATCCAGAATTAAAAGGGACTCTTTAAAGTCATGGGGATTGTATTTAATTGTGGGCCTGGTATTTTTATCTTCAACTGCAGTTACCTTCGCAGGTCATACCCCCAACACCTGTTTAATTAAGTACGTTGAACCCACTGCTCAATGGCTGGATGACTATGATCCACAATACCAGGATAAAATCATTTTTTCAGATTACAGCCCAGCAGTGTCATGGAGTATGAGAAAAATGGTGATTACCGGGGTTTTAAGAGACTATAACAATGTTGATGAGTTTTCTTCCATGTTAATTGATTCAGATGCAGAATATTACATAGATGTTTTAAGTGAAACTAAACCCTCACTCCAGGGTTATCGTGTGATAAATAAAACTGATCTGATTACAATTTACCAAAGGATCCATTAG